The region GCACCGGCACAATGTTGCCGGCGGCATTGGCCATGACTCTGCACCCTACTGTCGTGCTGCCGGTAAAGATCAGCTTGTCCAAACCGGGATGGGCGGTGAGATAATGGGCCTCGCGATCCAGCAGATGGAGCGTCTGAATGAGATCAGGTGGAAATCCAACCGCGTTAAAAAACCCTTCAATACGACGGCCGACAAGGATGGCATGGGGCGCCGGGTTGAAGAGAACACCATTTCCCGCCAACAGTGCCGCCGCGATTTCCGGCACCGGCACGGAGAAAGGAAAGTTCCATGGAGCGATGATCCCGACCACGCCGTAAGGCACCCGCTCCAGCCGGCTCCGCTTGTGGACAAAGAGAAGCATCTCATGCGGCCGGCGCCTGCTGGTCAGCACCCTCGCTCCCTTGCGTGACAGTTCCTTGAGCATACCTCGCGTGGGTACGATCTCCGCGGCCAGAGCTTCCGCCACCGGTTTACCCTGCTCCTCCACAATCAACTCGGCACGGGAACTAACGTAAACGGAGGTATAAAGGGAGCAACACGTGGCAACTCACGATGGAGCCGCACAGTGAATGACGCGCCATTCGGAAAAGGAAACCCACACCCAGGATCGCAACGCCGGTAAAGGTGTGGTTGCGCTTCATCGTTTAGCGCCCGAATCAACGTCAGCTTTGCATGGCAGCCTGGGCGCGTATCAGGTCATGCAGCGTGACGATCCCCACCACCTCCCCGGTCTCCCTTGCCACCACCACCATATTGGCAGGCGATTCGATAAATTTGTTGCCCACTTCGCGAACCGTCTGGTCTGGATGGCAGGTGACCGCCGGTACCATCTGCGGGGTCCCGCCGGCCGAAAGAGCCGACAAGATCTCTGCGCGGCCGACGATGCCCCGCACACCCTGTTCCCCGATCAATGGAAAAAAAGCATAGGGATGGGCGCTAACCGCTTTTTTCAGGGTCTCAGGCAGTAGATCCGGCAGAATCACCGGCTTGGGATTGGCGATGGCGGATATAGGCAGGTTCTGCCAGGACTGCAGATCAAGGGGCGGGCGGACTTTGTGGAGCTCGTGACCGTCCTGCACGAGCAATGC is a window of bacterium DNA encoding:
- a CDS encoding aldehyde dehydrogenase family protein codes for the protein MAEALAAEIVPTRGMLKELSRKGARVLTSRRRPHEMLLFVHKRSRLERVPYGVVGIIAPWNFPFSVPVPEIAAALLAGNGVLFNPAPHAILVGRRIEGFFNAVGFPPDLIQTLHLLDREAHYLTAHPGLDKLIFTGSTTVGCRVMANAAGNIVPVLLELGGKDPAIVAADADVVRAARGIIWGAFFNAGQVCASMYVARSVAEPFLAACLAEIQQLCIGDPLDPQTDIGPLSWVEPSAPWRGHKQSAIGATHADLGLLEMSRVKYISYDRGQRADNLW